A genomic segment from Juglans regia cultivar Chandler chromosome 14, Walnut 2.0, whole genome shotgun sequence encodes:
- the LOC108999831 gene encoding G-type lectin S-receptor-like serine/threonine-protein kinase RLK1 — protein MVEPTTVPLLATRLLKSVPSSFLLMAIAMAFLPPSLLVSLLILLPISTVAQSNGNITVGDSLTAAANSSSWLSPSGEFAFGFRPHNDRDFFLLSIWFAKIPDKTIVWYANGDKPAPGGSKVALTADRGLVLTDPRGQQLWSSQTIIGTVASGVMTDAGNFVLEDREFNKAWESFNSPTDTLLPTQNLERGGVLSSRQSETNFSKGRFQLRLQQDGNLVLNTINLPTDYANAPYYASGTTSSDDTNPSSPGRELVFNESGYMFILRENDQRFPLKQGQQVESSSDFYFRATLNFDGVFTQYSHPKAPNSNRSWSSHWSQPENICVSSLVEAGIGVCGYNSICGLKEDQRPMCQCPPGYSLLDPDDRYGSCKPDFIQGCEEDRLGRPGEDLYTWVDLTNTDWPTSDYVLLTPYTEDRCRQSCLEDCMCAVAIFRLGDTCWKKKLPLSNGRVDSNLNGGKALIKIRKNNSTLPVPDPRFDQAPELKKKNQDTLILIGSVLLGGSVFVNLILILAVCLGFSFIYHNKLQKIIANASSVQLNLRCFTYKELEEATDGFKEELGKGAFGVVYKGKIQMGSSVHVAVKKLNNSFQDSEREFRTEVSVIGQTYHKNLVRLLGFCDEGQQRLLVYEFLSNGTLAGFLFGDLKPSWKRRIEIAIGIARGLLYLHEECSSPIIHCDIKPQNILLDDYYNARIADFGLAKLLMMNQSHTNTAIRGTKGYVAPDWFRNMPITAKVDVYSYGVMLLEIICCRKSVRMESDLEDQAILTDWAYDCYQEGTLDALVEYDVEALDDRKRLEKFVKVAIWCIQEDPSLRPTMRKVTQMLEEIVEVLAPPCPSPFSKPG, from the coding sequence ATGGTTGAACCAACAACAGTACCTTTGCTAGCCACAAGGCTGTTAAAATCTGTGCCTAGCTCATTTTTGTTGATGGCAATTGCAATGGCTTTTCTTCCTCCTAGTCTTCTTGTTTCCTTGCTAATTCTGCTACCGATTTCTACTGTTGCTCAAAGTAATGGTAACATTACTGTTGGAGATTCTCTCACTGCAGCTGCCAATAGCTCTTCATGGCTATCTCCTTCTGGTGAGTTTGCCTTTGGATTTCGCCCACACAATGATAGGGATTTCTTCCTACTTTCCATCTGGTTTGCTAAGATACCAGACAAGACCATAGTTTGGTATGCAAATGGAGATAAGCCTGCACCAGGGGGATCAAAAGTGGCTCTTACTGCTGACCGTGGCCTAGTACTTACTGACCCTCGAGGCCAACAGTTATGGAGCTCTCAGACCATTATTGGTACTGTAGCTTCTGGAGTTATGACCGACGCAGGGAACTTTGTGCTTGAAGATAGAGAATTTAATAAGGCATGGGAGAGTTTCAATAGTCCCACAGATACGTTGTTGCCTACACAAAATCTGGAAAGGGGAGGGGTGCTTTCATCTCGACAATCAGAGACCAACTTTTCCAAAGGAAGGTTTCAGCTGCGTTTGCAACAAGATGGAAATCTTGTGCTTAATACCATAAACCTGCCGACCGACTACGCTAATGCACCATACTATGCTAGTGGGACTACTTCCTCCGATGATACTAATCCATCAAGTCCCGGTCGAGAATTGGTCTTCAACGAATCAGGCTACAtgttcattttgagagagaatgaCCAACGATTCCCTCTAAAACAGGGACAACAGGTAGAATCAAGTTCTGATTTCTACTTCAGAGCAACTCTTAACTTTGATGGAGTTTTTACCCAATATTCTCACCCAAAAGCTCCCAACAGCAACAGAAGCTGGAGTTCTCACTGGTCTCAACCAGAAAATATCTGTGTTTCCAGTCTTGTTGAAGCAGGTATTGGCGTTTGCGGGTATAACAGTATCTGCGGTCTGAAAGAAGATCAAAGACCGATGTGTCAATGCCCCCCTGGATACTCCTTACTCGATCCAGATGACCGGTACGGTAGCTGCAAACCGGACTTCATACAAGGCTGTGAAGAAGACAGGCTAGGCCGCCCTGGAGAAGATCTTTATACTTGGGTAGACCTAACAAATACAGATTGGCCAACCTCTGACTACGTGCTGTTGACGCCTTATACTGAAGATCGGTGCAGACAATCTTGCCTGGAAGACTGTATGTGTGCTGTTGCCATTTTCAGATTAGGTGATACCTGTTGGAAGAAGAAGCTACCTCTATCAAATGGGAGAGTGGACAGTAACCTTAACGGGGGGAAGGCTCTCATCAAAATCAGGAAAAATAATTCCACCCTGCCGGTGCCGGATCCTCGTTTTGATCAGGCTCcagaactaaagaagaagaaccaggaTACTTTGATCCTCATTGGGTCAGTGCTTCTTGGTGGTTCTGTCTTTGttaacttaatattaattttagcaGTTTGTCTAGGTTTCTCCTTCATTTACCACAACAAGCTACAAAAAATAATCGCAAATGCCAGTAGCGTGCAATTGAATTTGCGTTGTTTTACTTACAAAGAGCTTGAAGAAGCCACAGATGGATTTAAGGAAGAATTGGGAAAGGGGGCTTTTGGTGTTGTTTACAAAGGAAAAATACAAATGGGTTCTAGCGTTCATGTGGCAGTCAAGAAGTTAAATAATTCGTTCCAAGATAGTGAGAGAGAGTTCAGGACAGAAGTGAGTGTGATTGGCCAAACATATCACAAGAACCTGGTTCGATTGCTTGGATTTTGCGATGAGGGCCAACAACGGCTGCTGGTATACGAATTCTTGAGCAATGGCACTTTAGCAGGTTTTCTTTTCGGAGACCTGAAACCCAGTTGGAAACGAAGAATCGAAATTGCTATTGGGATTGCAAGAGGACTCTTGTATTTACATGAAGAGTGCAGCAGCCCGATCATCCATTGCGATATAAAGCCTCAGAACATACTCCTTGACGACTATTACAACGCTCGGATTGCTGACTTTGGATTGGCaaagcttttgatgatgaaCCAGAGCCATACTAATACTGCCATTAGAGGAACCAAAGGTTATGTTGCACCTGATTGGTTTAGGAACATGCCGATCACAGCCAAGGTGGATGTCTATAGCTACGGTGTCATGCTACTAGAGATCATTTGCTGCAGAAAAAGCGTACGTATGGAGTCGGATTTGGAAGACCAAGCAATTTTGACTGATTGGGCTTATGATTGTTATCAGGAAGGAACATTAGATGCCTTGGTTGAATATGATGTGGAGGCGTTGGATGACAGAAAGAGGCTGGAGAAGTTTGTGAAGGTTGCTATTTGGTGTATTCAGGAAGACCCATCTCTTAGACCAACCATGAGGAAGGTTACACAGATGCTCGAGGAAATTGTCGAAGTTCTTGCTCCACCATGCCCCTCCCCTTTTAGCAAGCCAGGTTAA